The following coding sequences are from one Anaerolineales bacterium window:
- the rfbA gene encoding glucose-1-phosphate thymidylyltransferase, whose protein sequence is MKGIILSGGKGTRLYPLTIGVSKQLLPVYDKPMVYYPLSMLMLAGIREILVISTPDALPAFRSLLRDGSHLGLQFSYTTQAEPRGLADAFLVGREFIAGEPVCLILGDNIFFGHGLPAQLRTSAQLLEGALIFAYPVRDPERYGVVEFDANGLALSIEEKPSQPRSHYAVPGMYFYDSQVCDLAASLTPSPRGEIEITDLNMIYLSRGQLRVDVLGRGVAWLDAGTHEALLQASNFVQTVQDRQGMMISCPEEIAYRLGFINASELQRQAHSMDTNQYGRYLLQLLEDELPFHQQ, encoded by the coding sequence ATGAAAGGCATCATCCTGTCAGGCGGTAAGGGCACACGTTTGTATCCACTCACCATCGGGGTCAGCAAGCAGCTCCTGCCTGTCTACGATAAACCCATGGTTTACTATCCGCTGTCCATGCTGATGCTAGCCGGGATACGTGAAATCCTGGTCATCAGCACACCCGACGCCCTGCCTGCCTTCCGCAGCCTGCTCAGGGATGGCTCACACCTGGGTTTGCAGTTTTCTTATACCACGCAGGCCGAGCCACGCGGTCTTGCGGATGCCTTCCTGGTAGGCAGGGAGTTCATTGCCGGCGAGCCAGTCTGCTTGATCCTGGGTGATAACATTTTCTTCGGTCATGGCCTGCCAGCACAATTACGCACGTCTGCACAGCTCTTGGAAGGCGCCCTGATTTTTGCCTATCCCGTGCGTGACCCTGAACGCTACGGCGTGGTCGAATTCGATGCCAATGGCCTGGCCCTCAGTATTGAGGAAAAACCCTCTCAGCCTCGCTCACATTATGCCGTCCCTGGCATGTATTTTTATGACTCGCAGGTCTGTGACCTGGCTGCCAGCCTCACCCCTTCGCCCCGCGGTGAGATTGAGATCACCGACCTTAACATGATATATCTATCACGCGGCCAGCTGCGCGTGGATGTGCTTGGTCGCGGTGTGGCCTGGTTGGATGCCGGCACCCATGAAGCTCTTTTACAGGCCAGTAATTTTGTTCAGACCGTCCAGGATCGCCAGGGGATGATGATCTCCTGCCCGGAGGAAATTGCTTACCGGCTGGGTTTCATCAATGCCAGTGAGCTTCAACGCCAGGCACACTCCATGGACACGAACCAGTACGGCCGTTACCTGCTCCAGCTCTTGGAGGATGAGCTTCCCTTTCATCAGCAGTAA
- the rfbD gene encoding dTDP-4-dehydrorhamnose reductase: MTIRILLLGNTGQLGWELERSLSPLGELNACDYPAIDLADLKSLHQLIHSCGPQLIINATAYTAVDRAESEPEQAHLINSAAPGALAEEARNINSALIHYSTDYVFDGLKGSPYLESDQPHPLGVYGQTKLAGEQAIQQVGGAYLILRTSWVYSLRRDSFVTKVLQWAQGKPPLRLVTDQVSGPTWARMLAEATSQLIAQGHTDPLGYISDHRGLYHLAGAGYCSRLEWGQQVLSQYPHPERLTIHEISPALTSEFPTPATRPSFSALNCDNFLNTFGFQLPDWRLALKLAMESL; the protein is encoded by the coding sequence ATGACTATACGCATTCTTCTGCTCGGAAACACCGGCCAGCTGGGCTGGGAATTGGAACGCAGCCTATCACCGTTAGGTGAGCTCAATGCCTGCGACTATCCAGCTATCGACCTGGCTGATCTCAAGAGTCTCCACCAGCTCATCCACTCCTGCGGGCCTCAGCTGATAATCAATGCCACCGCCTACACTGCCGTGGATCGCGCTGAATCAGAACCCGAGCAGGCACACCTCATTAACTCTGCCGCACCTGGCGCTCTGGCTGAGGAAGCACGCAACATTAACTCTGCATTGATTCACTATTCTACCGATTACGTCTTTGATGGTCTGAAAGGGTCGCCTTACCTGGAAAGCGATCAACCGCATCCATTGGGTGTCTATGGTCAGACCAAGCTCGCCGGTGAGCAGGCTATCCAGCAGGTTGGTGGGGCATATCTCATCTTGCGCACCAGCTGGGTATACAGCCTGCGCCGCGACAGCTTCGTGACCAAGGTCTTACAATGGGCTCAAGGGAAACCCCCGCTGCGCCTGGTGACCGATCAGGTCAGCGGACCGACCTGGGCACGCATGCTGGCTGAAGCCACTAGCCAGCTTATCGCTCAAGGCCATACAGACCCGCTTGGGTACATCTCAGATCACCGTGGTTTGTACCACCTAGCTGGAGCAGGTTATTGCAGCCGGCTCGAATGGGGGCAGCAGGTGCTCAGCCAATATCCGCACCCTGAGCGACTTACCATCCATGAAATCTCACCAGCCCTGACTTCAGAGTTCCCCACGCCAGCAACCCGACCATCATTTTCCGCCTTAAATTGTGACAATTTCCTCAATACTTTTGGTTTTCAGTTGCCAGACTGGCGCCTGGCGTTAAAACTCGCCATGGAGAGCCTATGA
- a CDS encoding UDP-N-acetylglucosamine 2-epimerase (non-hydrolyzing) has protein sequence MSLKVLSVFGTRPEAVKMAPVVQALARTRGIEPLVCVTAQHRQMLDQVLGLFNIHPDVDLNLMQPDQSLASLTAEIFTHIDPVLTSLQPDWILVQGDTTTVMAAALAAYYRRIRVGHVEAGLRTNDKWQPFPEEINRRLASVVTDLHFAPTDWARQNLINENIPSAHVVVTGNPVIDALQSVSRLAPTPAVLSLFQHIGIPYQASEPLVKNQAGSPRLILVTAHRRENFGEPLENICRSLSQLSIRYGDGIRIVYPVHLNPNVQQPVHRLLDGIPNIILLDPLDYLPMVQLMRHASLVLTDSGGLQEEAPAFGTPVLVMRAVTERPEGVKAGTVRLVGTDQAEIVFQACRLFDDPLAYTEMAQAINPYGDGQAAGRIVQAILDYSA, from the coding sequence ATGAGCTTAAAAGTCCTGTCGGTCTTCGGCACCCGCCCCGAAGCGGTGAAAATGGCTCCCGTGGTGCAGGCTCTGGCACGCACTAGGGGTATCGAGCCATTGGTATGCGTCACCGCCCAACACCGCCAGATGCTCGACCAGGTGCTGGGATTGTTTAATATCCATCCCGATGTCGACCTTAACCTGATGCAACCCGACCAGAGCCTGGCCTCATTGACTGCTGAGATCTTCACCCACATCGACCCTGTGCTGACCAGTCTGCAGCCCGATTGGATCCTGGTCCAGGGTGACACCACCACCGTCATGGCTGCAGCCCTGGCTGCCTATTACCGACGGATCCGCGTCGGCCATGTGGAAGCCGGTTTGCGTACCAATGATAAGTGGCAGCCCTTCCCCGAAGAGATTAACCGCCGTCTGGCTAGCGTGGTCACCGACCTGCACTTCGCACCCACCGATTGGGCTCGCCAGAATCTAATCAATGAGAACATCCCCTCTGCTCACGTGGTTGTCACCGGCAACCCGGTGATCGATGCCTTGCAGTCGGTCTCCCGCCTGGCACCCACACCAGCTGTGCTCAGCCTTTTCCAGCACATTGGCATCCCATATCAAGCCTCCGAACCACTGGTGAAAAACCAGGCCGGTTCTCCCCGCCTGATCCTGGTGACAGCCCACCGGCGTGAAAACTTCGGCGAACCCCTTGAGAATATCTGCCGGAGCCTCAGCCAGCTCTCCATCCGCTATGGGGATGGTATCCGCATTGTTTACCCCGTGCACCTCAACCCGAACGTACAGCAACCGGTCCACCGCCTTCTGGATGGCATTCCCAATATCATTCTGCTCGACCCCCTCGATTACCTCCCCATGGTCCAGCTGATGCGGCATGCCAGCCTGGTACTGACCGATTCGGGTGGTTTGCAGGAGGAAGCTCCGGCATTCGGTACCCCGGTGCTGGTCATGCGGGCAGTCACCGAACGTCCTGAGGGGGTTAAAGCTGGCACGGTCCGCCTGGTTGGCACCGATCAAGCAGAGATTGTCTTTCAGGCTTGCCGTTTATTCGATGACCCGCTTGCATACACGGAAATGGCTCAGGCGATCAACCCTTACGGTGATGGCCAGGCTGCTGGGCGTATCGTGCAGGCTATCCTGGATTACTCCGCGTGA